CATTACCAGCAACAACCGTTTTACCAATCAAATTACCCATATCGGTACAATCGACAGAAGTTAATTTTTTACCCACAGCGTTGTTCAAAACTTCGTTAATATCAAAGAACATTTCAATCAAAGGAACAGGACCAGAAGCAGTTCCACCAAAGCCCTTGATCTTTTCACCCTTAGCACGAATCTTAGTAATATCTAAGACAACATCCTTTAGGCCATCATTAGTATCATTGAAATGAGTATCGATCATATTGGCATTGGCAATCACCCAACCCTCACGAGTATCAGGAAGAATGTAATTACGCGTATTTTCAAGACTGTGAGACTTTTTCCACTCATCGCGATCAATTGCACCTGCTGCAATAGAATCTTCATATGAGGCGCTCTCTTTACCAATTAGAACGGTTAAATTGACCTTGTTGTCAACTATTGGCATAAGTTTCATATTACTTGGAACGACAGAGAAACCAACGCCACCACCCTTCATTAATTGATCAAACATGAATGAAAATGGCATTGAAACAGCTAATTGATCTTGCTTCAAGTATGAGGGAACAATATGACTATCTCCATACTTCTGTGGTCTGACGGCAACAAACCAACAATTATTTAAGGCATCACCATTACGATGTTGATATTCTGTACCAGAAATCCAAAGATTTCTACCAGATGGTGTAGCTGCAAGTCCATAAACTAACTTATAAAGATTTTGTGCTTCATCAACTAATCCGGCATATTGTTCATCAGTTAAATCATCACTCTTTAATCGTGGATCAAGATTAATATTTCCTTCAATTACTCGTTTAACAGTTTCAGACCAATTTTCAGTCCGTCCAAGTTCTGGAATCCAGCGGGCATAAGTTCTTTTATAAGTGACCCAGCCCAATTCGCCCCAGTGGGGTTTAATTGTTTTTTTAACTTCATCGACAAAGTCGTTTGATAAAATAATTTTATTAATAGTCTTCATTAATATTCACTCCACACATTTGAGATAACACAATATATAGTACCTTTATCCTTAATTAATAACAACATATAGTGTAAAAGTATTTATATTGACATTTGAAAAGAATTTTTGCGTATTGATATTTCGGCAATTTACTTCTAAAAAAATTTATTTTTGATTTTAACCAATTCGTAAAAATTCAAAGTCGCAATTACTATTCTAATATCTCTTAAGATGGCTTAGCAATGATTTTTTCAATTTAAGTTCTAGCCCAAATTGCAAGTAGGATAACGTAAATTTTTTCCTTGACTTGCTCAATTCATTGTCAGATAAACGATTGCTGGACAAATTTTTTTATAACGAAAAATTTCAGTTTTATGCCATTATTGTCTAAACAAGTCAGTTAATCCTTGTTAGAACAAGTGTTCTTCAAGATAAATAAAAACTAGACCAATTTTTAAAAATTAGTCTAGTTTTTATTTTTTATAAATTTTTTTCGTTACAACTCGATATAATCCGACGGCTGCTAAAATCGCAATTATCGGCAAAAATTCAATCCGATATCTTCCCTGCACTTCAATTAGAAGTTGCGCAGATACAAAAGCCAACAATGGTAATAAAAGTAAATACAAATTATTATTGAACTTCATTTTAAATAAGTCTATTGAGCCAATCCAAGAAAAGACTATCAAAATTATTGAACCTAGATAAGCCAAATAGTCGACTCGCTGGACCGTTTTAGGAGAGTGATTCTGACTATAACCAGTAAAATTAGTTGCCATTGTTCGAGATGACCACAGAACTTGTATTTTATTTATAAACAAACTTATCCACTTTTTGTTCTTATCAAGATAATTTATTTCTTGATGTAAAGCTGCATATTCCTTTTTAGCCATAACTTTACGTGGCTTGCTGGCATCAATTAAACGGTCCAGATCAGGAGAATAAGTTCCATTCGATTGTTTATCAAGCCCGGTCACAAACTTCCATTCAGGGTCATAATTTGACAATCCGTATGAATTTACCGATGCCTTAATTCCCCACCCGGCTAATGAGAAGAGTACCAAATAAATTGCTAGAGCTAAGAGGATCCTTAGAGGCTTTTGATAGTGTACCCCCCCCCTCCGAGTTTAAACACTAAATAAACAATCGTAAAGGCGACAATACCAGCTATGATGACTGGTCCAATGGGGCGAATCAAACAACCAACTGTTAAGGTAATACCTGACAAAATATAACTCCAAAGTTTATCCTGCATAATCAAATAAAATGTAATTAAATAAAATAATGATCCAAGATATTGATTACTTGCTTGACTATTCAAAGCAAACCAATCAAGATCAATCATTAAAAGTAAAACTGCTAATCGAGCAATTTTAATATTATTAAAAATTTTTACGACCAACAAATATGTAAATAATAAAATAAGTGCTTGATAAATAACATTCAAAAATTGAATTGCAAAAATATGATAGCCAAAAATCTTTACAACTGCTAAAACATAAACCATATATCCTGATTGATAGGCAAATCTGGAGAAATAATCGTTATCGGTTTGGTAAAGTTTATCACCATTAAAAAACCCAGGAACACGCGTCCAAAAATTTCCGAAATCACTTATCTGAGTCTTTGGTACCACTAATACCCAAGCAGTGGCAGCAATTATGAAAATTAAGAGCATTCCAAAAAGAATCGACCAATTAACTTTTTTACTTGAATCGTCGATTTTGACCAAGCCATAACCCACAGCTATTACTAAAACAAAAGCAATGATTAAAGTACTCCAATTAAAAGCGCGATTCACCATCGCATAATTCTCATAATAGAAAAGTGTCATTGTAATCAAAACTAAACTAGTGAAAATTGCTAAAACGCCTAATATGAATTTACTAATACCATTTTGTATCTTTAAAATAAATATCCCCGTCCTTAATGTTTATTCTTGTACCCTAACAATTCCTAATTTTAGCATTTCTAATTAGATTGGTTACTATTTTATAAGACTTTTTCCATAAATAAGCTACTTGCTATTTTCACCCTTCTTAAATTGTGAACCGATAAAATAAGTAATAACCGACATAAAAATGGCCACTGCGGCAAATATTACTAAAGAAGTCCAATTATAATAGCCACCTGTTAGAAGCATGAAAACAAAAAATACTACAAAATATATTCCAAAGACCTGTTTTCGATTAATTTTAGTGGTCACCTGAATCAAAGATAATAAAAAGATCAACAAAACTTCCCATGGAAAATTGTCCAAAATCCCCCGTTGATGTATAAGATTACTTCCGATTACTATCACCAACCAAAATCCAATAAAAACTAAAAAATTTCTAATAACTTTATTCTTCATAAAACCCCCTTTAAACAAATAATTATTTACTAGCGTAACATATTTTTAAATTCTATTTTGATTAAATCTATTTGTTAATTTATAAATATTTTTGAATTTATATTGAGATTTTTCTTGATAAAAAGCTGGATTATTTAATTTATATTTATGATGAGATTTAACCCAGAAAGTTGTTTCTGGATTATTGATTGTATAAAAATTATTAGTATTTAAATTGAATCTTTTATACAACTTCTTTTGTCCAATATTTTCAGGACGAAATTTTTTTATTCCCATGATGACCTGTGTTCCAATCTTAGGAATGGGGAAAGTTTCACTAGGATAATAAACAACTTCTTGAGGATTATTAATTCCAAAACTACTATATAAATCCCTTACACGAGCAAATCCACCTGCAAATACTGTCTTGATAGTTTTATTCTCTAATGATTTATCACCACTAATAATCTTTTCAATATAAATCGTTGCTTTAGTTTCTGGAGCCAAAGGCCTTCCTATCATCGAATTAAGATTGACAATTTGTCCTTTAACAACAAATTGATTAGCATTTTTTAGACTTTGTAAGCTCATACTCTCGTCATCATACCCATTAGGAACAGTCGTGAAGGCCTTTTTAAAATTAGGCTGGTCAATTACTTTAACTTTCTCTAAACGTCCTTGCCAGCGCTTCTGATTAACTTTTATCTCACTTTTTCTCTGGCCCTGTTGTGCGATTGAATCGTGACTTATTGGTTTATTACATCCTGAGAGCAATATCAAACTTAATATTGTTATCATTAATAATTTAAATTTCATTTTCGACACCCTTTTTTGAATTATCAAAAGTGTATCACTGCTTTCGAGAAGATATATTATATTGCACAAAAAATATCCCTAACTTATTTAAAAGTCAGGGATATTTATGCCTTAAAAGAATTACTTATTCAAGTATTCTTCAACAAGCTTCTTATTATCTTCATTAGTAATTGATTCATTAACAGCACGATCTGCTAGTGTAGCAAGATCCTTTGTGCTTAATTTCTTCATTAAACTTCTTACACGAAGAACTGATGTGGCACTCATTGAATACTCATCAAGACCCATGCTCAAAAGCAATGGAAGCATTGTGTTGTCACCAGCAGCTTCTCCACACATGCCGGCCCACTTGCCTTCCTTATGAGCTGATTCAATAACATGTTTGATCAATCTCAAAATTGAAGGGTTGTATGGTTGATAGAGGTATGAAACATGTTCATTACCACGATCAGCGGCCATTGTATATTGAATCAAGTCGTTAGTACCAATACTAAAGAAATCAACTTCCTTAGCAAATTGGTCAGCCAATACAGCTGCGGCAGGAACTTCCATCATCATTCCTAATTGAATGTCGTCGGAAACCTTTACACCGTCTTTAACTAACTTAGATTTTTCTTCTTCAAAGACCTTCTTAGCATCTCTGAACTCTTGTAAAGTACCGATCATTGGGAACATGATACGTAGATTACCAAAAGCAGAAGCACGGAGCAACGCTCTTAATTGAGTTCTAAAGATTTCTTGTCTGTCCAAACTGATACGGATAGCACGATAACCTAAGAATGGGTTCATTTCTTCTGGAAGTGGTAGGTATGGCAAGTGCTTATCACCACCGATATCCATTGTACGGACAACGACTGCCTTACCATTCATTCCTTCTAGAACTTTCTTATAAGCTTTGAATTGATCTTCTTCAGTTGGAAGACTATCTGATTGCATGTACAAGAATTCTGTACGATACAAGCCAATACCTTCGGCACCATTATCAATAACACCCTTTAAGTCATCAGGTGTACCAATATTAGCAGCGATATCAAAGTGCTTGCCATCAGCTGTAACTGAAGGTTCGTCCTTTAACTTCTCCCATTCAGCTTTTTCTTCTGCGAAGTCTTTAGCTTTTTGAGTATAGCTCTTAATATCTTCATCAGATGGATCAACGATAGCAGCACCGTTTAGTCCATCAACAATAACAGTGTCTCCAACCTTAACATCCTTAGTAATTGTGTCAGTACCAACAACAGCAGGCAATTCAAGTGAACGTGCCATAATAGCTGAGTGGGCTGTACGACCACCGATATCAGTTACAAAGCCTTTAACATACTTCTTATTCAATTGAGCTGTATCACTAGGTGTCAAATCATGAGCTATAATTACCACTTCATGATCGATCAAAGCTGGATTTGGTAATTCAACTCCTAATAAATGAGCCATGACACGTTTTGTAACGTCACGAACATCAGCAGCTCTCTCTTGCATGTATGGATTATCTGTCATACCTTCGAAGATTGAAATAAAGTTTTCCGAAACATCATGCAATGCTTGTTCAGCATTAACACTCTTATCAGAAACTTCTTTTTCAACTGCGCCTGTAAATTCTGGATCAGCCAAAATCATCTTGTGGGCATCAAAAACTTGAGCTTCCTCTTCACCTAGAGATTCCTTAGCGGTATCTCTGATTTTTGTAAGCTCATCATCTGATGTTGAAATAGCATCCTTAAGACGACTGATTTCTGCATCAGCATCTGAAATACTTTTCTTAGTGAAAGACAAATCTGGTTGAACTAAAAGGTATGCTTCAGCAGTAGCGATACCATCACTAGCTGCAATTCCCTTAATAGTTTTAACCATTATTCTGCCAATCCTTCCTTTGTCATTGTTTCTCCAATAGCAGCAACTGCATCACTAGCATCGTCACCATCAGCTGTAATTGTAACGTCAGCACCTTGGCCAACACCGAGTGACATAACACCCATGATTGACTTCAAGTTTACTGATTTGCCTGAGAATTCAATGTTAATGTCTGAGCTAAATTTGCTAGCTGTTTGTACCAACATAGTAGCTGGACGTGCATGGATACCTGTTTCTGCAATAATGTGAAAATCTTTCTTTTCCATAATTAATACCTCACCATATAATATAAAATTCTGTAGTTACACTACAAATATTCACTAATTAATTTACCATTATCTTCAATTTTTCACAAGGGGTTTGCATAAAAAATAGCGATATAACACAGTCATGATAAGACGTTTAACGCTTACAACCCCTGTCGCTGAAAGCGTTTATATTATAAAACTTTTTCAGTGCTTATTGAAAAAGTTTTCCTAATAATCATTAAATAAATAAAAATTTAAATTTTCAAGACTTAGCACTTGCATTAGTCGAGTGCTAATTATATACTACCGTTGTATCCTGAGCAAAAGGAAAGGTGGGGTGCGTATGCTTTGTCAGAATTGTCATAAAAATGAAGCGACAATTCATTTATATACAAGTGTTAATGGTCAACGAACAGAAATCAATCTCTGTCAGGACTGTTATCAAAAATTAAGAAATCAAACTAATGAAGGTATGAATAATATGGCACAAAATCCATCAGGTGGATTTTCTAGTTTTGAAGACTTGTTTAACGCCTTAAATGGTGCACAACAACCTAATGCTTTTGAACAACAACAAGGTCCCCAAACTCAAGCTGGCGGTGGAAATGGAAATTCCCGTCGTCCTCGAGGTAATGGAGTCTTAGACCAATATGGAGTTGATTTGACTGCTTTGGCTAAAAAAGGCCAAATTGATCCTGTTATCGGTCGTGACAAGG
This sequence is a window from Companilactobacillus alimentarius DSM 20249. Protein-coding genes within it:
- the ptsP gene encoding phosphoenolpyruvate--protein phosphotransferase translates to MVKTIKGIAASDGIATAEAYLLVQPDLSFTKKSISDADAEISRLKDAISTSDDELTKIRDTAKESLGEEEAQVFDAHKMILADPEFTGAVEKEVSDKSVNAEQALHDVSENFISIFEGMTDNPYMQERAADVRDVTKRVMAHLLGVELPNPALIDHEVVIIAHDLTPSDTAQLNKKYVKGFVTDIGGRTAHSAIMARSLELPAVVGTDTITKDVKVGDTVIVDGLNGAAIVDPSDEDIKSYTQKAKDFAEEKAEWEKLKDEPSVTADGKHFDIAANIGTPDDLKGVIDNGAEGIGLYRTEFLYMQSDSLPTEEDQFKAYKKVLEGMNGKAVVVRTMDIGGDKHLPYLPLPEEMNPFLGYRAIRISLDRQEIFRTQLRALLRASAFGNLRIMFPMIGTLQEFRDAKKVFEEEKSKLVKDGVKVSDDIQLGMMMEVPAAAVLADQFAKEVDFFSIGTNDLIQYTMAADRGNEHVSYLYQPYNPSILRLIKHVIESAHKEGKWAGMCGEAAGDNTMLPLLLSMGLDEYSMSATSVLRVRSLMKKLSTKDLATLADRAVNESITNEDNKKLVEEYLNK
- a CDS encoding phosphocarrier protein HPr gives rise to the protein MEKKDFHIIAETGIHARPATMLVQTASKFSSDINIEFSGKSVNLKSIMGVMSLGVGQGADVTITADGDDASDAVAAIGETMTKEGLAE